TCAATAACTTTACGCGTGCGAGCGCTTCACGTTCATCCGGGACGGCATCGCCCACTAACTCTCTTCCTTTCTTGGCCAGACACGGACTCCTGTCCTCGCCGGCGTCGCAGCTATCGCGTGCGAGCGCTTCACGCTCAATCGTTGGTACAACCCACTAACTCTCTTCCTTCTTGGCCAGACTCGGACTCCTGTCCTCGCCGGCGTCGCAGCTGACGCGTGCGAACGCTTCACGCTCGCCGGAGGTCTGGCCAAGAAGGAAGAGAGTTAGTGGGTTGACGTCTACTTGAGTTATCCTTTTACTCAAATGGTTTTGTCTAAGCGCCCAGTCGCCCTCGCCCTCGCTCTATCCTACGTTGTTGTGACGTTTCTTGGGATTCTCGTTTCTGGCAGCTTAGGTGCAACCATCGACAACTCTACGGTTAGGCGCGACGTTGATGTGCCCATTGAGGTTCGAGAGCTTTCTGGTGAAGAATTTCGATTTGTAGAACGAAAACGAATCTACGGCTTCTATTCTTACGAATCGTGTTTGTATCGGTCTGAAAACTACATTGTCATCAAACACTATTGTTTTCCTACCGGACAAAAAAGGGCGCGCTCACTTCAAGTTGTATCGGCACAATTAGGCTCGGTAGTTTTTTATCAAGAGCAACTCTCCAAAGAAAAACGAGAGTTACGCATCGAGATTTTTGCTGAAGACCTTAAAGCAATTGCTGGAACACGATTTTTGAAATGGTCCTTATCAGAATGGGATGCCTTCTATCGAAAGCTATCTGCGCGCTTACTCCCTGCCTGCTGGACAACGAATTTCGACCAAGCATCCGCTCAAGCGAGAGCTGATTGTTACCAAGAAGAAATCGCAAGCTTTCCATTATTTAATAATAGTGGGCTCAATTTAGTAAACTCAAAAACCCATTGGGATGAAACCTACATTGCAATTGAAAAAATGCTTACGGACAGATATTCTCAGACGAGATCGATAACCACCGAGTAAAGATTTAAGTAAGTTTTAAAGAAAAAAGGAATTTTGTGTTTTTTCGCTGTACGCCAACTTGTTTTGTAGCTGTTTTCTTTTTGGCGCTTTCTTTTATTCAAATTTCGCAGGCCGCCTCGAAGGGAGTCCCTCAAGTGAACGAAACCTCGAACTCAGAAGAATTAAAAAAGATTGAAACTAAGATCTTAGAGGCTTTAAAAGACCACGCCCGAATGGCTTTTTGGAAGAGGCATAACCTTAACATAAAAGTCATTCCGCAGTTGATGGACGAGAAGATGCTCCGTGAGTGGTATGAGCGCTGGCAAAAATATGAAAATTCCCCAGAGATTAATTCAGAGCAAAAAGCTCTTCTTAAAAAGATCAAAGACGGTACCGCAAGCAACATCTACCGTGTCTTAGTGAATGCTGATAAAGGCCCCACTGACAAGAGCTTAACCATTACTTATGATGCAGCAAGAAGTGTTGTCATTCATATCATGCAACACCGAACATAGTTGTCTCGTAAAGTACGTTTCCGGAGAATATTTGTGCTAATTGAGTTGCAACAATTGGCATCCCCCGGTGAACCGTGACTGTTGTCTGCTTGTTTGGAAAATCGCTTTGCATTTTATTGCTTGACCAAATTCGTATTCCTTTTAAGCTTTTTGAGTGACACTTTTAGTGACTTCTTTAGAGACAGTAAAATCCGTTGGTGTAGGCGTTTTGATACTAAAATCATTTCGCAAATTAAAGTGTAGGTTTCGATGGCAATTGTGTCTCTCCCTATTTTCATCTTTCGTTGCAACTTCCGCAATTGCTAGTTTCTCAGAGTTCGCGGAGAAACACATTACCCAACCTTATCGAGATGGCTTCGATACTCACGGTTTACTCATTGCCGGCGGAGGCTTACTGGGAGTCGCCGCAACTCAAACGCAAGATTACAATTGGCGGGCTGATTGGGCTAACTACAATCGAATGAGCCATCAGACTGCGCGTGTTGGCGACTACTTGGGCATGGGACTTATGGCTGCTGTAGTAGGTGGAGCGCAGCTGCTGTGGGATAACGAAAATGCTATTCATCATATCGAGGCTCTCGCTCATACCTTCGTAGTAACAAGTATTTTGAAACAAATCAGCAATCGCGCTCGTCCAGCAAGTTCGAATCATCACAGCATGCCATCGGGTCATACATCTATCGTGTTTGCGACAGCCTCACACTTGGCGTATGCGTACGGTTGGAAGGCGGCTATTCCCGCCTATCTTGCAGCAACATTTGTGGCTGCATCAAGATGGAGCGATGATGCTCATTGGCTCAGTGATACCGTGGGTGGCGCCGGAGTCGGAATCTTTTTTGGCAGAGCCACTTACTTAGACGCCGAACACGATGATAGCCCTGAGGTTTGGCTCCACTGGATCAACCAGGGGCCATTTGTCTCCGTGAAGTTTCCCACCCCTTTTTAGCGACATTTAGTTACTGTTGTTTACCAAGAAAAATGACTGTTTTTTTGGTGACCATTTAGGATCGGTCATAATCGTTGATCGATTTCCCTTGGTAATTACAAGGGCGTTTTTAGTGACGCTGAAAGTCCCAAATTGGTCGACTGTCTAACTACTAGTCAGTCCCAGTCTAATACACTCGATTTTCTTCAATGATTCTCTTCAGTTAATGCAAAGTCTTTCGGCATTCATGTTGCTCCCTCTATTGGGTACGGAGGCGGAAGCATGAAACAGCATCTTTCAAGACGAGCTATTAAGGCCATAGCCTACTCTTCAGCTTTGGCATTTCTGACTGTGGCTGGGGTTTCACTTTTGACTTCGCACGATAGTATTGATTTTGACCTGTATGGTGAAGCTCGGCTCATGAGCCTTTCAAACCCCACCCAGATCAACTCAAAACCAAAAGATGTAGAGTCTCTTGTACTTCTTAATGATCCTGCAATCTCGCGAAACTGGGGCCTTGCTGGAACAGATGGTAAAGCAGATATTTCTGTATTCAAAGCCTGGAATATTTCAAAAGGCTCGAAAGACATCGTGGTTGGCATTATCGACACGGGCATAGACATTCATCACCCAGATTTAAAAGACAATCTTTGGGTTAACCAAGGCGAAGTAGGTCTTGATAAAAACGGCAAAGACAAGAGAACTAACGGAATTGACGATGATAACAACGGCTGTATTGATGATGTTCATGGTTGTAACTTCATCACCGGGCGAGGCGACGTTGAGGATCGTCATGGTCATGGCTGCAGCATCGCAGGAATTGTCGGCGCCAAGGGCGGTAATGGTATTGGAATTAGCGGGGTTTCACCCGAGGTGAGCCTAATGGTACTTAAATACTACGATCCTACTAGTCGCGGAAATGACAATTTGAAGAACACTATTAAGGCTATTGACTATGCTGTTCGTATGAATGCGAAAATCATCAACTACTCCGGCGGCGGGCTTGAAAAGAGTGATGAGGAATATAGCGCCATCAAGCGAGCTCAACAAAAAGGTATCCTTTTTGTTGCTGCGGCGGGGAACGAATACTCCAACTCAGATCAAGCACCTTACTATCCAGCAAACTACGGTCTAGACAACATCATTTCAGTAACGGCTATCGACCCTAAGACAAAGGTTCTTACGAGTAGCAACTTTGGTGAAAACACAGTTGATATTGCAGCGCCAGGCGAACAGATTTACTCCACTTTGCCAGGGGGCAAGTATGGTGCGATGACTGGCACCTCTCAGGCCACAGCATTTGTAACAGGCGTTGCCGCTCTGATTATGGCCAACAACAAACACTTTGATTACAAACAAGTGAAGAAGCAAATTCTCTCGACGGCAGACTTTGAGTCGAACATGAAAGGAAAGACACGAACTTCTGGCAAACTGAATTCCTTTGCTGCCTTAGCCATTCAACCAAATATTTCAGTAACGGGCCTTCCGGTCAACTTAGCGCCGCTGCTGCCTCGTGAAGAGAATAGCGAAATTGCAGCCATTGGCGGACTTGTACCCGAGACAACGAGTCCGATCAATTCTCTTTCACCCATACTCGAAGCCCTGAGCAGAAAACCCGCGAATAACTAAGTCGGCCTCGCCCCTCTACCGTCTTCGAGTTCTGCATTTCTGAGTTTAGTAACTCTAAGTTATGCAGCGTTTGTGTTTGGTAACTCTGCGTTTCGCACACTTTGTGTCATGCAGCGTTTGTGTTTTGATCTAAGTGTTCTCTATCTAAGTGTTCTCTATCTAAGTGTTCTCTATCTAAGTGTTCTCTATCTAAGTGTTCTCTATCTAAGTGTTCTCTATNNNNNNNNNNNNNNNNNNNNNNNNATATTATGCTTTTTCCTTGACGGAGTATTGACCTTTTTACAGCTGCTCCTGTTGCATTTTTAAAAGAAAATAACACCCCGGTGTGTTCGTTGAAACGCAAGCTTAACAGCGCCCTCAATAGGCAGCCTGTTTGACTCTCTACGAGACCCTCCAGTCTGCATCAAAAAAAGCAATTTACTTTAAAATTGCGTTTTCAAAACCCGTGGTACGTTAGTTTTGTTAAAGCCATGCAGGTGCAACAAAAGGAAGCAAGATATGATAAAAACCAAAGCTACGGAGAATATTATGAATACCCAAAATACATGGCCTACGGCGACTGGTATTCAATCTCTCTCAGATACATCGCTTCTTGAGAAAATGAGACGCTTGGTCAAACAAGAGCGTGAGCTGTTACTCGAAGTTCTGCATCATCTCAAAGAAGTAAAGCGACGGCGCCTTTACAGCGATCTTGGTAGGGGCAGTCTGTTTGACTATTGCGTTAAAGACTTGGGTTATTCAGAAGGCGCTACCTATCGACGCCTTGAGGCCCTTAAACTTATCGAGGAACTGCCTGAGGTAGAAGAAAAGATTGAATCCGGCAAGTTAACTCTTAGCAACATAGCTCAAGTTCAACGGTTTGTTCGTGATTTAGCCAAGACTGATAAGAGCGCAGCATCAACACTTAGCAAAAGAGAGATAGTCACTCAAGTGGAAAACAAGTCGGCAAGAGAAGTCGAAAGGTTCTTGGTAGCACAAAGCCCAAAAATCGTTTTGACCAAAGAAAGTGTAAGGCCCATTTCTGAAACTCACTCTCAGCATACAGTGATCTTGAGCAAGGAAGTCCTTTCGAAACTCGAGACTGTGCGATCTTTACTCGGCCCTAAAGGGACCACTTGTTCACTCGCTGAACTTATCTCTGAAATGGCAACTTTGGCCGAAGTGACTTTGAAACAAAAAAAGTTCGGTAAGAAGAATGCGCAACAAATGGTTGTGACCGATTCAGATAGCAAATTCTCTTACCAGGAACCCCAGCCCCACGTAGCTTCGACTTCTACGTTGAAAGTTGCTCCGGAAAGTGCAACAACTCTTCGAAATATAGTGTGTGAAAAACAAACTTCATTGGCCAACCGAAAATCAGGTCATCAAACTGATATACCCTCCATCGACCCGTCAAATGCCATACTGCAAAAATCAACGGCAAACCAGAAATCGCCGCGTGAGAAAGAAACTATAGCAATCAGTTGCGAAGATAATCTTCAAACTACCATAGATTCGACTTCCACGTCGAAAGTGAAACTAGAAAATTCAGCGACTACCAAGAAAACAACTTGTGAAAAAGAATCCTCATCGTGCAACCGAGAAGTCAAAACTGTCTTAAATTCGACTTCCACGTCGTTAGTGAAAGTTCAAATAACAAAAACGCGGTCAAAGAATCAGCGATATATTTCGGCTAATCTTAAAGCTCTCATTTGGAAACGCGACGGTGGATGCTGTCAGAAGTGTGGATCAATGAGAAATCTAAATTTTGACCATATAATGCCAGTTGCGTTTGGCGGAGAATCAGAACCTCACAATCTCAGGCTCCTCTGCTTTTCGTGCAATGGGCGACAATGGATTCGAAACTCCCGGAGTCGCCCTCATATACCTAGCTGAAACACTTCCATCCCAGCAGACGAGTCGAACGAGGCTTAACTCAGCCCAACAAGACTCGGACAAAACGCTTAGTTTGCAAGCAGGATGGCAAGCACACTTCGAGAAAAAACTCTTGGCAACTGCCAGATTGCGAGCAGAAGACAAAGCGCAGGACGAGGGGAACGAGGCGTAGCTATAGCCCCAACAAACCCCAGACAAAACGCTTAGTTTGCAAGCGGGATGGCAAGCGCACTTCGAGATGAGTGAGGCGTAATCCTTTACGCCGCAACGAATTCGAGAAGGAGCATTGTCATATCCGCGACGCAAAATGAGTGTTTTGCTAGGAGAAGACCCACTTAAACCCAACCCCCATCACAAACAACGCCGCACTCAGTGCTAGCATGGTTCTTAGCGAAGGATCAAAGAGCCCAATGGCAGCCATGGCTCCACTTAGAAGAAAAATCATATGATAAAATCGTACTCGCGAAATCGCACGGCGCGGTCTTTCGGCCGCTCTTAAACTGTGCTTTAAAAGGGAACGCTCCTCGATCCTATGAATCATTTTTCTGGCGATTGGATCATCTCTGCATATTTTGCGAATTTCTTCATACTGAAAAGCTGCAAAGGCTGCAGAATTTTCATCG
The genomic region above belongs to Bdellovibrionales bacterium CG10_big_fil_rev_8_21_14_0_10_45_34 and contains:
- a CDS encoding PAP2 family protein, encoding MTLLVTSLETVKSVGVGVLILKSFRKLKCRFRWQLCLSLFSSFVATSAIASFSEFAEKHITQPYRDGFDTHGLLIAGGGLLGVAATQTQDYNWRADWANYNRMSHQTARVGDYLGMGLMAAVVGGAQLLWDNENAIHHIEALAHTFVVTSILKQISNRARPASSNHHSMPSGHTSIVFATASHLAYAYGWKAAIPAYLAATFVAASRWSDDAHWLSDTVGGAGVGIFFGRATYLDAEHDDSPEVWLHWINQGPFVSVKFPTPF
- a CDS encoding serine protease/subtilase, which gives rise to MKQHLSRRAIKAIAYSSALAFLTVAGVSLLTSHDSIDFDLYGEARLMSLSNPTQINSKPKDVESLVLLNDPAISRNWGLAGTDGKADISVFKAWNISKGSKDIVVGIIDTGIDIHHPDLKDNLWVNQGEVGLDKNGKDKRTNGIDDDNNGCIDDVHGCNFITGRGDVEDRHGHGCSIAGIVGAKGGNGIGISGVSPEVSLMVLKYYDPTSRGNDNLKNTIKAIDYAVRMNAKIINYSGGGLEKSDEEYSAIKRAQQKGILFVAAAGNEYSNSDQAPYYPANYGLDNIISVTAIDPKTKVLTSSNFGENTVDIAAPGEQIYSTLPGGKYGAMTGTSQATAFVTGVAALIMANNKHFDYKQVKKQILSTADFESNMKGKTRTSGKLNSFAALAIQPNISVTGLPVNLAPLLPREENSEIAAIGGLVPETTSPINSLSPILEALSRKPANN